The Trachemys scripta elegans isolate TJP31775 chromosome 6, CAS_Tse_1.0, whole genome shotgun sequence genome includes a window with the following:
- the GCNT4 gene encoding beta-1,3-galactosyl-O-glycosyl-glycoprotein beta-1,6-N-acetylglucosaminyltransferase 4, translating into MKRYKCPLKYPMRQKILILFLAVWLFALLKLLNVERLLFPQKGIYLVEHFLSTSSYVKNKYSHLRNNFQYEINCSCIYEQEPSEIGKSLEIRRKDIIDLEDEDVIAMTRDCQVYRTLRGYHLKPVSLEEESFPLAYSLVVHKDAIMVERLIHTIYSHQNIYCIHYDQKSANTFKCAMDNLAKCFPNVFIASKLETVEYAHISRLQADFNCLSDLMRSSVPWKYVINLCGQDFPLRSNFELVSDLKKLNGGNMLETVKPSSSKRERFTYHYELKSVPYKYMQMPVKTNISKDPPPHNIEVFVGSAYFVLSRAFIQYTFEKSLAKDFFEWSKDTYSPDEHFWATLARVPGIPGEISRSAHDVTDLQSKTRLVKWNYLEDHLYPPCTGTHIRSVCIYGAAELRWLINYGHWFANKFDSKVDPVLIKCLAEKLAKQQKEWVDLSSESSFMHRSSADVSL; encoded by the coding sequence ATGAAGAGATATAAGTGTCCCTTGAAGTATCCCATGAGACAAAAGATCCTGATCTtgtttttagcagtgtggctgtttGCACTTCTGAAACTCCTCAATGTTGAAAGACTCTTATTCCCTCAAAAAGGTATTTATTTAGTTGAGCACTTCTTAAGCACTTCTTCTtatgttaaaaacaaatactCCCATCTTAGAAACAACTTCCAGTATGAAATTAACTGTTCGTGTATATATGAACAAGAACCCAGTGAAATTGGCAAGAGTTTAGAGATAAGAAGAAAAGACATAATTGATTTAGAAGATGAAGACGTTATAGCTATGACCCGCGATTGTCAGGTGTATCGTACACTTAGAGGATACCACCTAAAGCCTGTTTCCTTGGAGGAGGAAAGTTTCCCATTAGCCTACTCTTTGGTTGTTCACAAAGATGCAATAATGGTTGAAAGACTCATACACACAATATACAGCCATCAAAATATTTACTGCATCCATTATGACCAAAAGTCTGCTAATACTTTCAAATGTGCTATGGACAATTTAGCTAAGTGCTTCCCCAATGTTTTCATTGCATCTAAATTGGAGACCGTGGAATATGCACACATTTCTAGGCTCCAAGCAGATTTTAATTGTTTGTCCGACTTGATGAGGTCGTCGGTTCCATGGAAGTATGTTATTAATTTGTGTGGTCAAGACTTTCCTTTGAGGTCAAACTTTGAATTGGTATCTGATTTGAAGAAACTCAATGGAGGAAACATGCTGGAGACTGTAAAGCCAAGTAGCAGCAAAAGGGAACGATTCACATATCATTATGAACTTAAGAGCGTGCCTTATAAATACATGCAGATGCCTGTAAAAACCAACATTTCGAAAGATCCACCACCTCATAACATTGAGGTTTTTGTAGGCAGTGCCTATTTTGTTTTAAGTCGGGCATTCATCCAatatacctttgaaaaatctcttgCTAAAGATTTTTTTGAATGGTCCAAGGACACGTATTCTCCAGATGAACATTTCTGGGCAACCCTTGCACGTGTGCCTGGAATACCTGGGGAGATTTCAAGGTCAGCTCACGATGTAACAGACCTGCAAAGCAAGACTCGCCTGGTGAAATGGAATTACCTGGAGGACCACTTGTATCCTCCTTGTACTGGCACCCATATTCGCAGTGTGTGCATCTATGGAGCTGCAGAATTAAGGTGGCTTATAAATTATGGACACTGGTTTGCCAATAAATTTGACTCCAAAGTGGACCCCGTTTTAATAAAATGCTTGGCAGAAAAACTTGCCAAACAACAGAAGGAATGGGTTGATTTGTCTTCCGAAAGCTCCTTCATGCACAGAAGTTCTGCAGATGTTTCACTATAG